One Fibrobacter sp. UWB16 DNA window includes the following coding sequences:
- a CDS encoding sensor domain-containing diguanylate cyclase: MSLKISSITNSIIIKSLLLLIVSMLVIVMIGTYVFTQKQMKTTLKLSYDTNETQLQQLANTANNEMEQFASRLSLLAKTSEIQSMDKLTAAGYLKSFNISSLFISGESISLFDRKYNLICNNSMLGSTKITYPIEFNRISPHRPTISPWYRDTDGTPKRAFGVVVSDRAMGDGRLVSNFSIRRLWKYFSEYKVGQNGILIACNGQGEILYHPDMRTWLDGVHKISELGLGDMNIKQDEDSTIKFLTLDNGKSYLINRTFNPTYDLGLIALQPKTEIDAMVSSVHHVSQIILFSSIIAILLVSLWQILIVCRPLNNLIDHISQITEGNLNIGEFKAKSSQDEIGRLAQVFNQMHSTIKRQIQELNAHRELLEKEVKERTYELEQANKKLDLISRTDELTQLPNRRDMHRTIEKEVDRANRFRKSFSIIFIDIDHFKDVNDTYGHAAGDAVLKSVASTIRSLLRKYDVLARYGGEEFLTLLPETELKDAAHVAERFRKQIENQTIFFGGQEIKVTITLGVAQFDSSQGAEKCIQLADKALYEGKEHGRNKVILWTDDKPVENAQT, encoded by the coding sequence ATGAGTTTAAAAATTTCTAGCATCACGAATAGCATCATCATCAAGAGCTTGTTGCTCTTGATTGTTTCGATGCTTGTCATTGTGATGATAGGAACCTACGTCTTTACCCAAAAACAGATGAAGACGACACTCAAGCTGAGTTACGATACCAACGAAACCCAGCTACAGCAGCTCGCTAACACCGCCAACAATGAAATGGAGCAATTCGCCAGTCGCCTCTCGCTTTTGGCGAAGACTTCCGAAATCCAAAGCATGGATAAGCTCACGGCGGCAGGATACCTCAAAAGCTTCAACATATCGTCGCTATTCATTTCGGGCGAATCCATATCGCTCTTTGACAGAAAGTACAACCTCATTTGCAACAACTCTATGTTGGGGTCAACAAAGATAACCTACCCCATCGAATTCAATAGGATTTCGCCGCACAGACCGACAATTTCCCCATGGTACCGCGACACAGACGGAACCCCCAAGCGAGCCTTTGGCGTTGTCGTTTCGGACCGAGCTATGGGCGATGGTCGACTCGTTTCGAATTTTTCGATTCGCCGTCTCTGGAAGTACTTCTCAGAATACAAAGTAGGGCAGAACGGCATCCTCATTGCCTGCAATGGTCAAGGCGAAATCCTTTACCACCCGGATATGAGAACGTGGCTTGACGGAGTCCACAAGATTTCTGAACTCGGCCTTGGCGACATGAACATCAAGCAGGACGAAGACAGCACCATCAAATTTTTGACGCTTGACAACGGAAAGTCCTACCTCATCAACAGGACTTTCAACCCGACTTACGACCTTGGTCTTATCGCCTTACAGCCAAAGACAGAAATTGATGCAATGGTTTCGTCGGTTCACCATGTCAGCCAAATCATTTTGTTCAGTTCGATTATCGCCATCTTGCTCGTGTCTCTTTGGCAGATTCTGATTGTCTGTAGACCGCTCAACAACTTGATTGACCACATTTCCCAGATTACCGAAGGGAACCTCAACATTGGTGAATTCAAGGCCAAAAGCAGCCAGGATGAAATCGGAAGACTTGCACAGGTCTTCAACCAAATGCATTCGACGATCAAGCGACAGATTCAAGAGCTGAACGCGCACAGGGAATTGCTCGAAAAAGAAGTCAAAGAACGCACCTACGAGCTCGAACAAGCTAACAAGAAGCTGGATTTGATTTCGAGAACGGATGAACTGACGCAGTTGCCGAACCGCCGCGATATGCACAGGACGATTGAAAAGGAAGTCGACCGTGCAAACCGCTTCAGAAAGTCATTCAGCATCATCTTTATCGACATCGACCATTTCAAGGATGTGAACGATACATACGGACACGCCGCAGGCGATGCCGTGCTCAAGTCCGTTGCTAGCACCATCCGCAGTCTGTTGCGCAAGTACGATGTGCTCGCCCGCTATGGCGGCGAAGAATTCTTGACGCTTTTGCCAGAAACAGAATTAAAAGATGCTGCACACGTCGCTGAACGTTTCCGCAAGCAGATCGAAAACCAGACGATTTTCTTTGGCGGCCAGGAAATCAAGGTCACCATTACGCTTGGCGTAGCCCAGTTCGATAGCAGCCAGGGCGCAGAAAAGTGCATCCAGCTTGCCGACAAGGCTCTTTACGAAGGCAAGGAACACGGCAGAAACAAGGTCATCCTTTGGACAGACGACAAGCCCGTGGAAAACGCGCAAACGTAA
- the dusA gene encoding tRNA dihydrouridine(20/20a) synthase DusA, translated as MNIDFNRRLSIAPMLDCTDRHERYFLRLLSKHILLYSEMVVSTGLLHCENKDLFLGHEPFEHPAVLQLGGSNPADLAAASKLVEAAGFSEVNLNCGCPSDRVQNGNFGACLMKEKNVVADCFKAMQDAVSIPVSIKCRIGVDDLDSWEFFTDFIQTVRDAGCKIFIVHARKAWLKGLSPKENREVPPLHYEFVHRLKAEMPELNLSINGGIKTLEQIEEQLKDLDGVMVGREAYENPWFLHDADARIFGDVRPESNDPAEIIAGNARPATRKALLEAYLPYVEKQTAEGCPATILVKHLYGLFAGLPGARKFRATLSNESPRAHLYGGAAALIRKAMELVSEES; from the coding sequence ATGAACATCGACTTCAACCGTAGACTATCCATAGCTCCGATGCTTGACTGCACGGACCGCCACGAACGTTATTTTTTGCGTTTGCTCTCTAAGCATATTTTGCTGTACAGCGAGATGGTCGTATCTACGGGGCTTCTGCATTGCGAGAACAAGGACTTGTTCCTCGGGCACGAACCGTTCGAGCACCCGGCTGTGCTACAGCTCGGCGGCAGCAATCCAGCAGATCTTGCCGCCGCATCGAAACTTGTGGAAGCTGCAGGCTTTAGCGAAGTCAACTTGAATTGCGGTTGCCCATCGGACCGTGTGCAGAACGGAAACTTCGGCGCATGCCTCATGAAAGAGAAGAACGTCGTTGCCGATTGCTTCAAGGCGATGCAGGACGCTGTTTCGATTCCAGTTTCGATCAAGTGCCGCATTGGCGTCGATGACCTGGACAGCTGGGAATTTTTCACAGACTTTATCCAGACCGTGCGTGATGCAGGCTGCAAAATTTTCATCGTACATGCGCGCAAAGCTTGGCTCAAGGGACTCTCGCCTAAGGAGAACCGCGAAGTGCCGCCGCTCCATTACGAGTTCGTCCACCGCCTCAAGGCGGAAATGCCGGAGCTGAACTTGAGCATCAACGGTGGCATCAAGACGCTCGAACAGATTGAAGAACAGCTGAAAGATTTGGACGGCGTGATGGTCGGTCGCGAAGCATACGAGAATCCGTGGTTTTTGCACGATGCCGATGCAAGAATTTTCGGGGATGTCCGCCCTGAAAGCAACGATCCGGCAGAAATCATCGCCGGGAATGCACGCCCCGCCACGCGAAAAGCGCTCCTCGAAGCCTACCTCCCCTACGTCGAGAAGCAGACTGCCGAAGGTTGCCCCGCGACGATTCTCGTGAAGCACCTCTACGGTCTTTTTGCAGGACTCCCGGGCGCCCGCAAATTCCGCGCCACGCTCAGCAACGAGAGCCCCCGCGCCCACCTTTACGGAGGCGCCGCCGCCCTCATCCGAAAAGCAATGGAACTCGTTTCAGAAGAGTCGTAA
- the argF gene encoding ornithine carbamoyltransferase, which produces MIDRNKHFLRLMDWSEEKVLETIEIASRLKAEVHAGKVSDRLHGQNIAMFFEKPSLRTITTFQVGMNQLGGHAVLLSPDSIGLGKRESVKDVARCLSRWVNAIVVRCFKQQLVEELAEYGSIPVVNALTDDYHPCQAIAFAQMIKENLGGFKNGNKPKTVAFIGDGNNVANSFLALCSKVGMNFTLACPKGFEQPAKVVEEAEAGLKKHGCQYRVFHDPKEAVKDADILYSDVWVSMGQEGEKATKQSHFLPFQINDELLKLAPSHCKVSHCLPAHRGEEITDSVMDNLDVNMSFEEAENRLHAHKAVLWQVMTPFNK; this is translated from the coding sequence ATGATAGATCGCAACAAACACTTCCTCCGCCTCATGGACTGGAGTGAAGAAAAAGTTCTCGAAACCATCGAGATTGCCTCGCGTCTCAAGGCTGAAGTTCACGCTGGTAAGGTCTCTGACCGACTCCACGGCCAGAACATCGCCATGTTCTTCGAAAAACCGTCGCTGCGAACTATTACGACTTTCCAGGTGGGCATGAACCAGCTCGGCGGCCACGCCGTGCTCCTCTCCCCAGATTCTATCGGTCTTGGCAAGCGCGAAAGCGTCAAGGATGTCGCCCGCTGCCTCAGCCGCTGGGTGAACGCCATCGTGGTCCGTTGCTTCAAGCAGCAGCTCGTCGAAGAACTCGCTGAATACGGTTCCATCCCGGTTGTGAACGCATTGACTGACGATTACCATCCGTGCCAAGCTATCGCATTTGCGCAGATGATCAAGGAAAATCTCGGCGGATTCAAGAACGGCAACAAGCCGAAAACGGTCGCTTTCATCGGTGACGGCAACAACGTTGCGAACTCCTTCCTCGCCCTTTGCTCTAAAGTCGGTATGAACTTCACGCTCGCCTGCCCGAAGGGCTTTGAACAGCCCGCCAAGGTTGTCGAAGAAGCGGAGGCCGGCTTGAAGAAGCACGGTTGCCAGTATCGCGTATTCCACGATCCGAAGGAAGCCGTCAAGGACGCCGACATTCTCTATAGCGACGTTTGGGTTTCTATGGGTCAGGAAGGCGAAAAGGCAACCAAGCAAAGCCACTTCTTGCCGTTCCAGATCAACGACGAACTCTTGAAGCTCGCTCCTTCTCATTGCAAGGTCAGCCACTGCTTGCCGGCTCACCGCGGCGAAGAAATCACAGACTCTGTGATGGACAATCTCGACGTGAACATGAGCTTCGAAGAAGCAGAAAATCGCCTGCACGCTCACAAGGCTGTGCTCTGGCAGGTGATGACGCCGTTCAACAAGTAA
- the bioB gene encoding biotin synthase BioB: protein MSFVQDLKEKVLGGYEITREDAIKLLSEDLDELTKAADEIREKFHGDDFDFCSIVNARSGRCSENCKYCAQSSYYHTGAPEYKLLSADEIVADAKKKEAAGIPRYSIVTSGRTLSNRDVEQISEALRRLKKETKLSICLSAGLLNRDQFDKLKEAGLTRFHNNLETYRRHFADVCTTHTYDDKIGALQNALAAGLEICSGGIMGLGETMEDRIDMCLDLRKLGVKSTPVNVLNAIPGTPYEKLPKLTNDEFCRIVAIYRFINPKAFIRLAGGRGVLGDDGKRAFKSGANAAITDDMLTTAGVNSCKDFELVKGLGFKPHGFIE, encoded by the coding sequence ATGTCCTTTGTTCAAGACCTTAAAGAAAAAGTTTTAGGTGGTTACGAAATTACTCGCGAGGACGCCATCAAGCTTTTAAGCGAAGACCTCGACGAACTCACGAAAGCCGCTGACGAAATCCGCGAAAAATTCCACGGCGACGACTTTGATTTTTGTTCCATCGTGAACGCCCGCAGCGGCCGCTGCTCTGAAAACTGCAAGTACTGCGCCCAGAGCAGCTACTACCACACCGGCGCTCCTGAATACAAGTTGCTCAGTGCCGATGAGATTGTCGCCGACGCCAAGAAGAAAGAAGCGGCAGGTATCCCGCGTTACTCCATCGTGACTTCGGGCCGTACGCTTTCGAACCGCGACGTGGAACAGATTAGCGAAGCGCTCCGTCGCCTGAAAAAAGAGACGAAGCTTTCGATTTGCCTTTCGGCAGGCCTCTTGAACAGGGATCAGTTCGACAAGCTCAAGGAAGCAGGCCTCACCCGCTTCCACAACAACCTGGAAACATACCGCCGTCACTTCGCGGACGTTTGCACGACGCACACTTACGACGATAAGATTGGCGCACTCCAGAACGCTCTTGCGGCTGGCCTCGAAATTTGCAGTGGCGGCATCATGGGCCTTGGCGAAACGATGGAAGACCGCATCGACATGTGCCTGGATTTGCGCAAGCTCGGCGTGAAGTCCACTCCGGTGAACGTGCTGAACGCGATTCCTGGAACGCCGTACGAAAAACTCCCAAAGCTCACGAACGACGAATTCTGCCGCATCGTGGCGATTTACCGATTCATCAACCCGAAGGCGTTCATCCGTCTTGCGGGCGGTCGCGGCGTTCTCGGCGACGACGGCAAGCGCGCATTCAAGAGTGGCGCAAATGCTGCCATCACGGACGACATGCTCACCACCGCCGGCGTAAACAGCTGCAAGGACTTCGAGCTTGTGAAAGGCCTCGGATTCAAGCCACACGGATTTATTGAGTAA
- a CDS encoding C40 family peptidase, which yields MAFKSRIFTGILVVCSLVLLANCAFPVRPGYDRKSGTYKRYRVATTTPEPVDTTAVDAQEELVIEEKLAVEKKPDTTVVQIDSIAKVDTTKKDSVKKEPAKKVEIASKTVADTTKKQTSAKTEAASKTKKQAKPASKPTNLEKYAKEWLGAKYVYGAASKKKTDCSGYVMQVYKGFYNIALDHNAQRIYDDGRGYSIRRTKLQEGDLVFFGNFWKISHVGIYLKGNRFIHASTSKGVVITSMDDNYWSSKYKGARRFK from the coding sequence ATGGCTTTCAAAAGTCGTATTTTTACGGGAATTCTAGTTGTATGCAGTTTGGTGTTACTCGCCAACTGCGCTTTTCCCGTACGCCCCGGATACGACAGAAAGAGCGGTACCTACAAGCGATACAGAGTGGCCACCACGACTCCAGAACCCGTCGACACCACCGCAGTAGACGCGCAAGAAGAACTGGTTATTGAGGAAAAACTCGCCGTTGAGAAAAAGCCTGACACAACGGTCGTTCAGATAGACTCCATCGCAAAAGTAGACACGACGAAAAAGGATTCTGTCAAAAAAGAGCCTGCAAAAAAAGTCGAAATCGCATCCAAAACGGTGGCTGACACCACAAAAAAACAAACCTCCGCAAAAACTGAAGCCGCTTCAAAAACCAAGAAACAGGCAAAGCCTGCATCAAAGCCCACGAACCTTGAAAAGTATGCCAAGGAATGGCTTGGCGCGAAGTACGTTTACGGCGCCGCTAGCAAAAAGAAGACGGACTGTTCCGGCTACGTGATGCAAGTCTACAAGGGCTTTTATAACATTGCACTAGACCATAACGCACAACGTATTTACGACGATGGGCGCGGCTATTCCATCAGGCGTACAAAGTTGCAAGAAGGTGATCTCGTGTTTTTCGGGAACTTCTGGAAAATCAGCCACGTCGGCATTTACTTAAAGGGAAACCGTTTCATTCACGCCAGTACGAGTAAGGGCGTGGTGATTACCTCCATGGACGATAACTATTGGTCGTCAAAATACAAAGGCGCAAGACGATTTAAGTAA
- a CDS encoding prephenate dehydratase, whose amino-acid sequence MKKIAFQGRRGAYSESAAYHLFGNDIEVVPMDTFEQIFQGIETGVVDGGAIPIENSTAGSIYDNYDLLYKWRHPIVAEVKLQIEHTLCALPGTKLEDLTEVLSHPQGLAQCSRFFGQHPNIKSTAFYDTAGSAEEIAKRGDKHIGAIASAYAAKFYGLDILKQGLENLPGVNFTRFYAIQKTAIELPDFKANETGKPPIKTTLLLMLSDSSKSGALYEALGCFAKRKLNLTRIESRPHPDRPWEYIFHLSFEGNPKDPNVVEALKELQQYTDFIYRLGSFREGTTEKLSY is encoded by the coding sequence ATGAAAAAGATAGCATTCCAGGGCCGTCGCGGGGCCTATAGCGAAAGTGCCGCCTACCACCTGTTCGGAAACGATATCGAAGTCGTGCCGATGGACACGTTCGAACAAATTTTCCAGGGCATTGAAACAGGTGTCGTTGACGGAGGCGCCATCCCTATAGAGAACTCGACAGCGGGTTCCATTTACGACAACTACGACTTGCTTTACAAGTGGCGCCATCCAATTGTCGCCGAAGTCAAGTTGCAGATTGAACATACGCTCTGCGCATTGCCGGGCACAAAGCTCGAAGACCTTACCGAAGTCCTGAGCCACCCGCAGGGACTCGCCCAGTGCAGCCGCTTTTTCGGACAGCACCCGAACATCAAGAGCACCGCTTTTTACGATACCGCAGGCAGCGCTGAAGAAATCGCGAAGCGCGGCGACAAGCACATCGGTGCAATTGCAAGCGCATACGCAGCCAAGTTCTACGGTCTTGACATTTTAAAGCAAGGGCTCGAAAATTTGCCGGGCGTAAACTTCACGCGCTTTTACGCGATTCAGAAAACCGCAATTGAATTGCCGGACTTCAAGGCTAACGAAACAGGCAAGCCGCCTATCAAGACGACGCTCCTTTTGATGTTGAGCGATTCTAGCAAGTCTGGCGCTTTGTACGAAGCGCTCGGTTGCTTTGCCAAGCGCAAGCTGAACCTCACACGCATCGAGAGCCGTCCGCATCCGGACCGCCCGTGGGAATACATTTTCCACCTTTCATTCGAAGGCAATCCGAAGGACCCGAACGTCGTTGAAGCGCTCAAGGAATTGCAGCAGTACACCGACTTCATTTATCGACTCGGAAGCTTCCGCGAAGGAACAACGGAGAAACTGAGCTATTAA
- the rph gene encoding ribonuclease PH — MAYERTDRKPEEFRNLKMTTGFISSADGSVLIEMGRTRVICNATLLPKVPDWLAGRGTGWITAEYSLLPQSTGKRVERERKGASGRTQEIQRLVGRSLRGAADLAALGENAIVVDCDVIEADGGTRTASIIGGFVALAIAVKKIKERLGITQQILKHGITAISVGVVSGKPLCDLCYVEDSAADVDMNVVMQDAKNFIEVQGTGEHASFDRAMLNTLLDLGENACKEIYKKQMELIGGELP; from the coding sequence ATGGCATACGAACGTACTGATAGAAAACCTGAAGAATTTCGCAACCTCAAGATGACCACGGGCTTTATCTCTAGCGCCGATGGTTCCGTTCTCATTGAAATGGGACGCACACGCGTCATCTGCAACGCAACGCTCCTCCCGAAAGTTCCGGACTGGCTTGCCGGTCGCGGCACAGGCTGGATCACGGCTGAATACAGCCTGCTCCCGCAAAGCACGGGCAAGCGCGTGGAACGCGAGCGCAAAGGCGCGAGCGGCCGCACGCAGGAAATCCAGCGCTTGGTGGGCCGTTCGCTGCGCGGCGCAGCCGATCTCGCCGCACTCGGCGAGAACGCCATCGTCGTGGACTGCGATGTGATTGAAGCTGATGGCGGCACGCGAACAGCCAGCATTATCGGTGGCTTTGTCGCACTCGCCATTGCCGTCAAAAAAATCAAGGAACGCCTCGGCATCACGCAACAAATCTTGAAGCATGGCATTACAGCAATCTCTGTGGGCGTCGTGAGCGGCAAGCCGCTTTGTGACCTCTGCTATGTCGAAGATTCTGCCGCCGACGTCGATATGAACGTCGTGATGCAAGACGCAAAGAATTTCATCGAAGTGCAGGGTACGGGCGAACACGCCAGCTTTGACCGCGCCATGCTCAATACTCTCCTCGACCTCGGCGAGAACGCCTGCAAGGAAATTTACAAGAAGCAGATGGAACTCATCGGCGGCGAACTGCCGTAG